In one window of Drosophila ananassae strain 14024-0371.13 chromosome XR, ASM1763931v2, whole genome shotgun sequence DNA:
- the LOC6505107 gene encoding protein RFT1 homolog, with protein MARNVLASSLLGAGFSIIFQILCRILTFGINAYIVRHVGREVLGIMNVRLLLLESTLLFLSREAINRAALSANAQQGDRCTWAQLINQMWLTVPICAVLCAPCLYIWINWLSAVDSIYLSQYEFACYAVALSCVLELVAESAVFVAQVFCFVKLKILLNTLHIFVRSAIFLWIVTGDGSAAINAFAIAQLSSAVTIVLGQYGFFYFYLKGFQDFVAQQSRKKPPPPKAWQSSLYKNMDDFPFKRLQDFLPCVLFNPAGKTFNRELQTLTLSFVKQGVLKQILTEGEKYVMSVSPVLSFGEQATYDVVNNLGSMAARFIFRPIEDSSYFYFTQTLSRDVKLSKQPSDMVRQAGSVLKNLLLGVSSIGLIAFTFGQSYSHPVLLLYGGPDFVAGGLPQSLLQWHCLAIYLLAVNGISEGYMFATNTSKDIDKYNYLMAIFSVSFLVLSYILTGIFGPVGFIFANCINMLSRILYSTHYIRQQYRILSMDPLLGLWPGKLFGGTLILAGIVCYLYQDSDLITHFGVGILAGIACLLAWALAHRDLVRLAWRYGRRIKID; from the exons ATGGCCCGGAACGTGCTCGCCAGCAGCCTACTCGGCGCAGGCTTCAGCATTATCTTTCAG ATACTATGCCGCATCCTAACCTTCGGCATCAATGCCTATATCGTCCGGCATGTCGGCCGGGAGGTGCTGGGGATCATGAATGTGCGCCTGCTGCTCCTCGAGAGCACCCTGCTCTTCCTGTCCCGCGAGGCCATCAACCGGGCCGCTCTAAGTGCCAATGCCCAGCAGGGTGATCGCTGTACCTGGGCCCAGCTCATCAATCAGATGTGGCTGAC AGTCCCCATTTGCGCTGTTCTGTGCGCTCCTTGCCTCTACATCTGGATCAACTGGCTCTCGGCGGTGGACAGCATTTACCTTAGTCAGTATGAGTTTGCCTGCTATGCGGTTGCCCTGTCCTGTGTCCTCGAGCTGGTCGCCGAGTCGGCCGTCTTCGTCGCGCAGGTCTTCTGTTTCGTCAAGTTGAAGATCCTCCTGAACACCCTGCACATCTTTGTGCGCTCCGCCATCTTCCTGTGGATCGTCACCGGGGATGGGAGTGCCGCCATCAATGCCTTCGCCATTGCCCAGCTCTCCAGCGCCGTCACCATCGTGCTGGGTCAGTATggtttcttctatttctatCTGAAGGGCTTCCAGGACTTTGTGGCTCAGCAGTCGCGCAAGAAGCCACCGCCACCCAAGGCCTGGCAGTCATCGCTCTACAAGAACATGGACGATTTCCCCTTCAAGCGACTGCAGGACTTTCTGCCGTGTGTCCTGTTTAATCCCGCCGGGAAGACATTCAACCGAGAGCTCCAAACTTTGACCCTAAGCTTCGTGAAGCAGGGCGTCCTCAAACAGATCCTTACGGAGGGCGAGAAGTATGTGATGTCGGTGTCGCCGGTGCTGAGCTTCGGGGAGCAGGCCACCTACGATGTGGTGAACAATCTGGGCAGCATGGCCGCCCGCTTCATATTCCGGCCGATCGAGGACAGCTCCTACTTCTACTTCACCCAGACCCTCTCCCGGGACGTGAAGCTGAGCAAGCAACCGTCCGATATGGTCCGACAGGCGGGCAGTGTCCTCAAGAACCTCCTCCTTGGCGTCAGTTCCATCGGTCTGATCGCCTTCACCTTCGGCCAGAGCTACTCCCATCCCGTCCTCCTCCTCTATGGTGGACCGGACTTTGTCGCCGGTGGACTGCCGCAGAGCCTGCTGCAGTGGCACTGCCTGGCCATCTATCTGCTGGCGGTGAATGGGATCAGTGAGGGCTACATGTTCGCGACGAACACCAGCAAGGACATCGACAAGTACAACTACCTGATGGCAATCTTCTCGGTCAGCTTCCTGGTGCTCTCCTACATCCTGACGGGCATATTCGGACCGGTGGGCTTCATCTTCGCCAACTGCATCAACATGTTGAGTCGGATCCTCTACAGCACTCACTACATCCGCCAGCAGTATCGTATCCTGTCCATGGACCCACTCCTGGGCCTCTGGCCGGGCAAGCTCTTTGGCGGCACCCTGATCCTGGCTGGCATTGTGTGCTATTTG TATCAAGATTCGGATCTGATTACCCACTTTGGAGTGGGTATCCTGGCTGGGATCGCCTGTCTCCTGGCCTGGGCCCTGGCCCATCGGGATCTGGTGCGTCTGGCCTGGCGCTATGGCCGTCGCATTAAGATTGATTAG
- the LOC6505108 gene encoding pollen-specific leucine-rich repeat extensin-like protein 1 isoform X2, which translates to MDPRWKCARCNASLGAPGGSGGMADPPRKSNAGRKKRVLSDPLKAGKPEKMAKLEVKSEEQKNEEQKSEEHKDQEQKPEELKPEEPKQEELKIEEPKPEELRPEEPKDKDPETEEPKAEEQKQEEPKNATQEDVVAKEPEMSSLGELEVKIKQEILSPEQGDEEPQADPLDEPLDEPMNLLLDQLLHQPQDPVQDEPQAQPLIQFPEEELQVVPLVEFPDDEPPNEESPEAHSLTPTPENALALVGPVADLRNIPVATWTVDQVVGFVGRHYPREASAFRFQDIDGASLLLLTRNDVMNGFGLKLGPALRVFELVMCLQNGNDDVRLAWFE; encoded by the coding sequence ATGGATCCTAGATGGAAGTGTGCCCGCTGCAATGCCAGCCTGGGGGCCCCAGGAGGAAGTGGCGGCATGGCTGACCCGCCGAGGAAGTCCAATGCTGGGCGCAAGAAGAGGGTGCTCTCAGATCCTCTGAAGGCAGGCAAGCCGGAGAAGATGGCCAAGTTGGAGGTGAAGAGTGAAGAGCAGAAGAATGAGGAGCAAAAGAGTGAAGAGCATAAGGATCAGGAGCAGAAGCCTGAGGAGCTGAAGCCTGAAGAGCCGAAGCAAGAGGAGCTTAAGATCGAGGAGCCAAAGCCAGAGGAGCTTCGTCCAGAGGAACCCAAGGACAAAGACCCGGAGACTGAAGAGCCAAAGGCTGAGGAGCAGAAGCAAGAGGAGCCAAAGAATGCCACCCAGGAGGACGTGGTAGCCAAGGAACCAGAGATGTCCAGCCTGGGAGAGCTGGAAGTGAAGATCAAGCAGGAGATCCTGTCACCGGAACAGGGGGACGAAGAGCCCCAGGCGGATCCCCTGGACGAGCCCCTAGACGAGCCCATGAACCTGCTCCTGGACCAGCTCCTACACCAACCCCAGGACCCGGTCCAAGACGAGCCCCAGGCCCAGCCCCTGATCCAGTTCCCCGAAGAAGAGCTCCAGGTCGTCCCTCTGGTCGAGTTCCCGGACGATGAGCCGCCAAATGAGGAATCGCCGGAAGCCCACTCCCTAACCCCGACTCCGGAGAACGCTCTCGCCTTGGTCGGACCGGTGGCGGATTTGCGGAACATACCGGTGGCCACGTGGACCGTGGACCAAGTGGTGGGCTTCGTGGGCCGGCACTATCCGCGCGAGGCCAGTGCCTTCCGCTTCCAGGACATCGACGGCGCCTCGCTGCTCCTGCTCACCCGGAACGATGTGATGAACGGATTCGGCCTGAAGCTGGGGCCGGCGCTGCGGGTCTTCGAGCTGGTCATGTGCCTCCAGAATGGCAACGACGACGTGCGACTCGCCTGGTTCGAGTAG
- the LOC6505150 gene encoding uncharacterized protein LOC6505150, with protein sequence MSDIYYCSNSQMKKSREADKSSAPLSVTNANAANMAAADKKNNNNNCSNRNKEKSIQTNGGNKNWKAIVQSNPNPNGGGGGIVGVGTTAQPPKVFHNTRCTRHHKPHHNHSHSHSNGTGMGAGTGAAVIGGAGAVAGLATSTGNGVTASNGVSLDVAQRERERDRERERDRDRERDRERERERDHHLHHMHNNHGGLRRKSESVLSTDSDIRFTRRKLGDGQKCGCAVIAGFLIALLVAGAFVYVGYTYFRPEPLPDRVFRGKFMVLNDKWNMELANQNSMRFQHKARDYRERINLTLRRSDLREAYEGSEILALDGSEENNNIVVHFNMIFDPYAGAVNSGDLLALFHEEMTQPAQHRRHFANMTVDVASLSIKETTGLLEEPVMSSSPLGGHDETTEPVITTTPAPPRRCYPLELSYCRQLGYNITTYPNLLGHSSYEQLAEDVILFRELVDGECHREAYDFVCRLLQPPCDTHGANLQPTPGQICREYCESFMAGCGSRLPTRFRHFFDCERFPESTGTQSCHQKPHCVSDMQSNVQSPRLCDGYADCPDLSDERSCAFCSPNALYCGRGRACVPRKARCDGKADCPDGADEKDCLSIAPLAADLLHPEPMVPYLSRFHSAGYAVFSEKGVVGKLCAEGLEGDAKLVVRQTVSESLCKSLGYESVEIFDVQNDTELLSDYVRVLDPHAPEISFIRTHCPRRQVLYVGCGELRCGVQSALFNAKQHLSLPKMSSPGDWPWLVALFREDIHVCDGTLISQDWVLTTEGCFQGQPRATWMAIVGAVRLSAKAPWTQRRRIIGMIKSPVEGSTAALVRLETSVNYSDHVRPICLPDALQRRKLQQPPAQRRSHVVPVAERLEGQPAVTRSRLTPENQQFFLIPSREQLDSATENSDEEDPDRDLEEDGFGGEAAASFMPKAEALHQELDAYPLPDHAPQVNYYASGAAVTSASSSPAARTATKAPTLPAAHPPEQIWTNCNTLGWSRQRDHLQRVQLKIGDMAPCENVSIATVNSMCMEATYQKYDCTQEEYSGAPVQCLIPGTNQWALIGVSSWRIACGPTGVERPRMYDKIASNAAWIRETINAV encoded by the exons ATGTCGGACATTTATTATTGCAGCAACAGCCAG atgAAAAAGTCCCGGGAAGCAGATAAATCATCCGCCCCGTTGTCGGTCACAAATGCAAATGCCGCCAATATGGCGGCGGCGGACaagaagaacaacaacaacaactgcagCAATCGCAACAAAGAGAAGAGCATCCAAACGAATGGCGGCAACAAAAATTGGAAG gCCATCGTCCAGAGTAATCCCAATCCCAATGGAGGAGGCGGTGGCATAGTGGGCGTGGGTACCACGGCTCAGCCCCCAAAGGTGTTCCACAACACCAGGTGTACCCGTCACCACAAGCCCCATCACAATCACAGTCACAGTCACAGTAATGGCACGGGAATGGGAGCAGGAACGGGAGCAGCAGTCATTGGTGGTGCAGGAGCGGTAGCGGGACTTGCCACCTCCACCGGAAATGGAGTAACTGCCTCCAATGGCGTCAGTCTGGATGTTGCCCAGCGGGAGCGGGAGAGAGACAGAGAAAGGGAGAGAGACAGAGATCGAGAAAGAGATagggagagggagagggaaCGGGATCATCACCTCCATCACATGCACAATAATCATGGAGGTCTCCGCCGGAAATCAGAGTCCGTACTCTCCACCGACTCGGACATCCGGTTCACGCGCCGGAAACTGGGCGACGGCCAGAAGTGCGGGTGTGCCGTTATAGCCGGCTTCCTGATCGCCCTCCTCGTCGCCGGAGCCTTTGTCTATGTGGGTT ACACCTACTTCCGTCCGGAACCCCTACCCGACCGCGTCTTCCGCGGCAAGTTCATGGTCCTGAACGACAAGTGGAACATGGAGCTGGCCAACCAGAACTCGATGCGGTTCCAGCATAAGGCCCGGGACTACCGGGAGAGGATCAACCTGACACTCCGCCGCTCCGATCTTCGAGAGGCCTACGAGGGCAGCGAGATATTGGCCCTAGATGG gaGCGAGGAGAACAACAACATTGTGGTGCACTTCAACATGATCTTCGATCCGTACGCCGGAGCCGTGAACAGCGGCGACCTGCTGGCCCTGTTCCACGAGGAGATGACCCAGCCGGCCCAGCACCGCCGCCACTTCGCCAACATGACCGTGGACGTGGCCAGTCTGAGCATCAAGGAGACCACCGGGCTGCTGGAGGAGCCAGTGATGTCCAGTTCCCCCCTGGGGGGACATGATGAGACCACGGAGCCCGTAATTACAACCACTCCGGCGCCACCACGTCGCTGTTATCCGCTGGAGCTCTCCTACTGCCGCCAGCTGGGCTACAACATCACCACCTATCCGAATCTCCTCGGCCACTCCAGCTACGAGCAGCTGGCGGAGGATGTGATCCTGTTCCGGGAACTGGTGGACGGGGAGTGCCATCGGGAGGCGTACGACTTTGTGTGCCGGCTGCTCCAGCCCCCCTGCGACACCCACGGCGCCAATCTCCAGCCCACTCCGGGTCAGATATGTCGGGAGTACTGTGAGTCCTTCATGGCAGGATGCGGGAGTCGGTTGCCCACGAGATTCCGGCACTTCTTCGACTGCGAACGCTTCCCGGAGTCGACGGGCACCCAGTCCTGCCACCAGAAGCCCCACTGCGTCAGCGACATGCAGTCCAATGTCCAGAGTCCCCGGCTCTGTGATGGCTATGCCGATTGTCCGGATCTCTCCGACGAAAGGAGTTGCGCCTTCTGCTCCCCCAACGCCCTGTActgtgggcgtggcagggcGTGTGTGCCGCGGAAGGCGCGCTGCGACGGCAAGGCGGACTGTCCGGACGGAGCGGATGAGAAGGATTGCC TTTCCATAGCGCCCTTGGCGGCGGATCTGCTGCACCCGGAACCCATGGTCCCGTACCTCTCCCGCTTCCACTCCGCCGGCTATGCCGTCTTCTCCGAGAAGGGTGTGGTGGGGAAGCTGTGCGCCGAGGGACTGGAGGGTGATGCCAAGCTGGTGGTGCGCCAGACGGTCTCCGAGTCCCTGTGCAAGTCCTTGGGATACGA GTCCGTGGAGATATTCGATGTCCAGAATGATACGGAACTGTTGTCGGACTACGTGCGGGTCCTGGATCCCCATGCCCCGGAGATCAGCTTCATCCGGACGCACTGCCCCCGCCGGCAGGTGCTCTACGTGGGCTGTGGCGAGCTGCGCTGTGGCGTCCAGTCCGCCCTCTTCAACGCCAAGCAGCACCTGTCCCTGCCCAAGATGTCCTCGCCCGGGGACTGGCCCTGGCTGGTGGCGCTCTTCCGCGAGGACATCCACGTCTGCGATGGGACTCTTATCTCCCAGGACTGGGTCCTCACCACCGAGGGCTGTTTCCAGGGCCAGCCCCGTGCCACCTGGATGGCCATTGTGGGTGCAGTGCGTCTCTCCGCCAAAGCGCCCTGGACCCAGAGGCGTCGGATTATCGGGATGATCAAGAGCCCCGTGGAGGGATCGACGGCGGCGCTGGTCCGGCTGGAGACTTCCGTCAACTACTCGGATCATGTACGGCCCATTTGCCTGCCGGATGCACTGCAGCGACGGAAACTACAGCAGCCGCCGGCCCAGCGGAGATCCCACGTGGTCCCCGTGGCGGAGCGACTGGAGGGGCAGCCGGCTGTGACCCGGAGTCGCCTCACGCCCGAGAATCAGCAGTTCTTCCTGATCCCGTCCCGGGAGCAGCTGGACAGTGCCACGGAGAACAGCGATGAGGAGGATCCCGACCGGGATCTGGAGGAGGATGGCTTCGGTGGCGAAGCGGCCGCCTCGTTCATGCCCAAGGCGGAGGCCCTGCATCAGGAACTGGACGCCTACCCCCTCCCCGACCATGCCCCGCAAGTGAACTACTACGCGAGTGGAGCGGCGGTCACATCCGCCTCCTCCTCGCCAGCCGCCCGGACGGCCACCAAGGCGCCCACCCTGCCGGCGGCCCATCCTCCGGAGCAGATCTGGACGAACTGCAACACCCTGGGCTGGTCCCGGCAGCGGGATCACCTCCAGAGGGTCCAGCTGAAGATCGGGGACATGGCGCCCTGCGAGAACGTCTCCATCGCCACCGTCAACTCCATGTGCATGGAGGCCACCTACCAGAAGTACGACTGTACG
- the LOC6505108 gene encoding histone-lysine N-methyltransferase 2D isoform X1, whose translation MKRTKDEEGAPVPGHSLGQQPSAGSNGTDAPIPAAGLVATTGVVATSVASAAAAAVRTTGRVKKPKQVYDPSDNYVSRNRSSLATAGANTTAHSPATMSMVQSPPTLPASKDSSDGGDSNTSPPGAPDQSTPPPPLTLAAQLAPLTAQLHPQPSSKLQQPARSQPSQKSEPPSRSFDTCQKCAKSEPKRGSGHKSNFLTCKSCTNKWHFPCLPVAFQNLSLARKKFKCEKCRYCQVCGIKCKDLPICSLCVEAFHPSCHDPPLEGITLDEMDPRWKCARCNASLGAPGGSGGMADPPRKSNAGRKKRVLSDPLKAGKPEKMAKLEVKSEEQKNEEQKSEEHKDQEQKPEELKPEEPKQEELKIEEPKPEELRPEEPKDKDPETEEPKAEEQKQEEPKNATQEDVVAKEPEMSSLGELEVKIKQEILSPEQGDEEPQADPLDEPLDEPMNLLLDQLLHQPQDPVQDEPQAQPLIQFPEEELQVVPLVEFPDDEPPNEESPEAHSLTPTPENALALVGPVADLRNIPVATWTVDQVVGFVGRHYPREASAFRFQDIDGASLLLLTRNDVMNGFGLKLGPALRVFELVMCLQNGNDDVRLAWFE comes from the exons ATGAAACGGACCAAGGACGAAGAAGGTGCCCCAGTGCCAGGCCACTCCCTGGGCCAACAACCCAGTGCCGGGAGCAACGGCACCGACGCCCCCATCCCGGCGGCCGGTTTGGTGGCCACCACTGGTGTGGTTGCCACTTCGGTGGCATCGGCAGCAGCGGCCGCCGTTCGCACCACAGGACGTGTCAAG AAACCGAAACAAGTCTACGATCCATCGGACAACTATGTGTCCCGCAACCGCAGCTCCCTGGCCACGGCAGGAGCTAACACAACAGCCCACAGTCCGGCCACCATGTCCATGGTGCAGTCGCCGCCCACCCTGCCGGCCTCCAAGGACTCCAGTGATGGTGGCGATTCGAATACCAGTCCGCCGGGTGCTCCAGACCAGTCgacaccgccaccgccgctgACGCTAGCGGCCCAGCTGGCGCCACTGACCGCCCAGCTGCATCCGCAGCCGTCATCCAAGctgcagcagccggccaggtcgcagCCATCCCAGAAGAGCGAGCCGCCGAGCCGCAGCTTCGACACGTGCCAGAAGTGCGCCAAGAGCGAGCCTAAGCGTGGCTCGGGCCACAAGAGTAACTTCCTCACCTGCAAGAGTTGCACAAATAAAT GGCACTTTCCCTGTCTCCCGGTTGCCTTCCAAAACCTGAGCCTCGCCCGGAAGAAGTTCAAGTGCGAGAAGTGCCGGTACTGCCAGGTGTGCGGCATCAAGTGCAAGGACCTTCCCATCTGCAGCCTGTGCGTGGAAGCCTTCCACCCCTCGTGCCACGATCCGCCGCTGGAGGGCATCACCCTCGACGAGATGGATCCTAGATGGAAGTGTGCCCGCTGCAATGCCAGCCTGGGGGCCCCAGGAGGAAGTGGCGGCATGGCTGACCCGCCGAGGAAGTCCAATGCTGGGCGCAAGAAGAGGGTGCTCTCAGATCCTCTGAAGGCAGGCAAGCCGGAGAAGATGGCCAAGTTGGAGGTGAAGAGTGAAGAGCAGAAGAATGAGGAGCAAAAGAGTGAAGAGCATAAGGATCAGGAGCAGAAGCCTGAGGAGCTGAAGCCTGAAGAGCCGAAGCAAGAGGAGCTTAAGATCGAGGAGCCAAAGCCAGAGGAGCTTCGTCCAGAGGAACCCAAGGACAAAGACCCGGAGACTGAAGAGCCAAAGGCTGAGGAGCAGAAGCAAGAGGAGCCAAAGAATGCCACCCAGGAGGACGTGGTAGCCAAGGAACCAGAGATGTCCAGCCTGGGAGAGCTGGAAGTGAAGATCAAGCAGGAGATCCTGTCACCGGAACAGGGGGACGAAGAGCCCCAGGCGGATCCCCTGGACGAGCCCCTAGACGAGCCCATGAACCTGCTCCTGGACCAGCTCCTACACCAACCCCAGGACCCGGTCCAAGACGAGCCCCAGGCCCAGCCCCTGATCCAGTTCCCCGAAGAAGAGCTCCAGGTCGTCCCTCTGGTCGAGTTCCCGGACGATGAGCCGCCAAATGAGGAATCGCCGGAAGCCCACTCCCTAACCCCGACTCCGGAGAACGCTCTCGCCTTGGTCGGACCGGTGGCGGATTTGCGGAACATACCGGTGGCCACGTGGACCGTGGACCAAGTGGTGGGCTTCGTGGGCCGGCACTATCCGCGCGAGGCCAGTGCCTTCCGCTTCCAGGACATCGACGGCGCCTCGCTGCTCCTGCTCACCCGGAACGATGTGATGAACGGATTCGGCCTGAAGCTGGGGCCGGCGCTGCGGGTCTTCGAGCTGGTCATGTGCCTCCAGAATGGCAACGACGACGTGCGACTCGCCTGGTTCGAGTAG
- the LOC6505106 gene encoding uncharacterized protein LOC6505106 gives MPSIKSCLKVLFQGETSFIICENANTYEEVISQAMNRFGISEQEREALILTNGKGYVFEAHLLEYFLLLFPCPEITFHLRYDFQLLRRSLSQESKSSKRKRSSDPEEEEHEDQDQDYEPVPVYRQNCFLGSLPPSDSNRGASVHRQSSFLREQQQLQMSRLEEEQDLREELEDLQPRTASQAKRLRLEACHKPRRTASSNPPPPLMRSIRI, from the exons atgcctTCTATCAAGTCCTGCCTGAAGGTCCTTTTCCAAGGAGAGACCAGCTTCATTATCTGCGAGAATGCCAACACATACGAAGAGGTCATCTCTCAAG CCATGAATCGCTTTGGAATTTCGGAACAGGAGAGAGAAGCCCTGATCCTGACCAACGGAAAAGGATACGTGTTCGAGGCCCACCTCCTGGAGTACTTCCTGCTGCTCTTCCCCTGCCCAGAGATCACCTTCCACCTGCGCTACGACTTCCAGCTGCTCCGGCGCAGTCTCTCCCAGGAGAGCAAGTCCTCCAAACGCAAGCGTTCTTCAGatccggaggaggaggagcacgAGGATCAGGACCAGGACTATGAGCCAGTGCCAGTGTATCGTCAGAATTGCTTCCTCGGATCTCTCCCTCCCAGTGACAGTAATAGAGGAGCCTCTGTCCACCGACAGAGTAGCTTCTtgagggagcagcagcagctgcaaaTGTCCAggctggaggaggagcaggaccTGCGGGAGGAGCTGGAGGATCTCCAGCCAAGGACAGCCTCCCAAGCCAAAAGACTACGCCTGGAGGCCTGCCACAAGCCCCGACGCACTGCATCCTCCAATCCCCCACCGCCACTCATGCGCTCCATTCGCATCTAG